In Mixophyes fleayi isolate aMixFle1 chromosome 3, aMixFle1.hap1, whole genome shotgun sequence, the genomic stretch AGGAAAACTTTCATCATGATGCATCTGAACTAAGCTGTAGAACATTATGGGCCCGATTGATTAAGGAACGCAAATTTTTTATCTGCCAATGAAATCCATCTCTCTGGACGTTGTCAATGCCTtctgtatataatttttttttttttttaacagttgctcctaactgcaaaacacatgttctatcaGGAATCCACAGCAGTCATCACTGTCCCTCGCCACTTAttcccgacctgtagctggtgcaagggatacgTCAGAAAACACGTACCTcggagatgcccaaagcttgaattggacgctgctgcgtgcgctccacCATTACTCTCCAGCCCATGAATTTGCAGACTGCTGTAAGCCTCCTTTGCATTCAAAGTTGAATTAATGttgttgcgttcactggcgtagtcagtttctgggcatgcaaggaatatttttatgcaaaatacggcacgtgtcggcatttacgttcctccacaaatcaggccctatgtttgctGAATTTTACATACTTTTTTCATAATGATATCCATTGTAGTAGTACATATATTGGTTTGTTATGATGCTCTTCCTCtgtagtatgttttgtttttataaaccaCAGTCAAATctaaagcagatcacagacacagacactgTTGTGATCAGGTCCCTGCAGTATTACCGAATCTGTGTCCAATTTAACTACATTCGtaaagggtttgttttttttgtttttttctgtgactAATTTATCACAAttgtaaaaaaagacaaaaccgCAAAATTTGGTTGGTCCAAGAGCAGACTGACCAACAGCCTGTTACGCTGACAGTCCCTttccgcctttcccatagagctttatacgctcacaggtactcagatgctcccaggacttatctccagatgtaTTGTGAGTTTGTGATACAAACCGTAGCAGCAGGCCAGTAGGCAGCGTAGATGGaagcggatggtcagacgaagtcaaggtcaggggtcactagcaagcaggatAATCCGGAAACACGCCAAaagtcagggtcacgagcaatatagcggggtccaaggcacaggcaaaatgaatcagggtcacaggcaaagaggcaaaatccaaggtacaggcaggggtcatacacagcaaaaacaatccagaaggtatacaccaacagcacagagcGGGTAGCAGGCAGTAAACTGGaatctataaccggcagggaggctaagccccccctgccttaaatactgactgtggccaatcagagcctcgCACTGACAATCACCCTTAGGCTATGCCTAATTAAATATGGACATTAATTATCCCACAGGCTAGTGGGTtacttgcgcacgcgcccggctgcctcctGTTGCCGGGACGTGACGCTCACTAttacagcgtcccgaccgttgcctaggcaacggccgggacgagacccggaagtgacgttaCGGTCGTCATAGTGACGGGTGGgacgccgcggctcgtaacacagccACAATATTTTCAGGCATTTACCACACACTGATCAGACGTAATTACCACCTTATGCAAAGCACATTGTACAAATCCCATCCAGTGAGGTTCTGACCACACCTGACAACCATCTAAGGTCCACACAAGCAGGGACTTCAGGTCAGTTCCATTCAGAGTCACCAAACTGGCTGATGATATTGctgtgctacggaatatgttggctctatataaataaatgatgatgatattgctgtGTGTAGCCAACTTTGACCTGGATATATAGgagacttaggggcatattcaattgacggcgggatcgccgaaaaatcctgcgctcaaaaaatattaccgttaatacggtaatatctcgctggatttcagctcacagctccctgagctgcgagctgaaatccagcgagtaaattaccgtattaacggttttcccgcgcaggattaccgtaataacggtaatattttttgagcgcaggattttcggcgatcccgtcatcaattgaatatgccccatagaatactaaatataatcaaaatgaaacatacagtaacttttttttttttttttgtttactgaaaataagtttattgagttttataagatattttctgggggtacagaaaaaaaaaacaagggaggGGAAGACATAGATCAGggggaggggtacatagtgggcaTGGAAATAACAGTAATTTTTAACTtatattgcattaaaaaaaaatgaaaaaaaaacaacaaaataaacaaaccacAGTATTTAGTGTGTTGAGTTTTGCATTTTAGAATTAAAAACGCTCTCACGGTACATCTTacacaagtattttttttgtagatgctctttattttcacttctgtatttttattatgtataatgcaaaagtacaaaaaaaatatgattacTTTTAATTGTACGTAGCATTTATGAAATGTTACAAGCCCCACCCATCCAGTGATAAGCTCCGCCTTCTGACAGGGCAAGTCCGTTCAGACAAGAAGTTCTTATTTACCATCTTATGGTCGTCACCGCTATGACAGACCTAGAACCCTGGTGTGTCCGGAAGAGACACCTCTTAGAACATGACagcggtgacgaatggaagagcCCATCTCTGGCCATCAGGACACATAGGAACACTGAACTGTGAAAACCTATCGCCAAGATCAAATTTAAGCCCTACAGAACGGCTTATATCGAGGTCCCCCACATCCAACTGAAGGAGATGACTGCAGCCATGACCGGGTTCATCTGTACTTTCCACACTTATGTTTCTTAAGGAATTTCTTCATGCAATTTAATTCAGTCATCTGTTCCTCCGTCACAAATCTGTAGACCTGGGAGAAATAGGTGCAAgctacaagagagagagagagagagagagagagaaaaagtttTTAGAAGTTTGCAACAAGAACCTTGACTCGATAAAAGCCCCAGAGGTGAATGTGGACATAGCCAGACGTGTATTAAACCATAGCGAGATAAGACCTCCTGTGTGTTATCCAAGAACGTTAATCAAGGGTAAAAGACCTACACTAATCATGGACACATACCTCTTCCAGAGACACCCAACTACCAATCATAACACACATCTCATCTACAGACACCCCCCTCATACACAACGGATTTACCTGGCCATCTTTCCTGACTTACCGAACACGTACTCTCTCCCACATTCTTGGTTCCCCTACTCCAAAAGCTCCTCAACCATTCCATCTACTCTCTTTTTATCCCATGGCATGTTATGACTTATTTAGGATGCAGAATGGGCCTACACACAAGGGACACAAGTAGGCCGAATCCATGGGCTAAATTAGTATTAACATCACACCAGCGATGCAAAGTCCACCAGTGACGCGAGCAGGCCCAAGTCATGGTCTAAATTTACAACACCCTGGCTACTGGAGTACCCCCGCTACTGTGCAGTTATTCTATCCTGAAACCAGGATCTTATCCATTCACTAATCtcagaatccaatcccaagctttcaagtttatttaacagtctgagacgtgggacagtgtcaaaagccttactgaaatacagataagctacatctacgccccccccccccctcccgatctattactttagtcacccagtcaaaaaagtcaaaagatttatttgacatgatctccccccagtaaatccatgctgtttggggtCCTGtcagttactggatttgagatattctacaactctttcttttaagagtgtttccatcaatttccctactactgatgtaaggctctcTGATAGAAAACATGTCCTGTTAGAGGGCTGTGAGGACTGAGTATCAGACACCCTGGTCTAGCATACTAAACACAAGGGTTCCACATACTCTACTTTTGAATTTGTTTTATGTAGAGATTTGtattcatcaatatttttatatttttttacaaacacaATCATCCAATAAAAACGTTCAGGTTTTTCAGCATTTTCTATATGCAAAATTCATCAAATCAGATTACTATAGATTTCTATCCATACTACGACAACAGAACATATTACGCTGAGTTACCTGGTCCCTGTAACATTCCGGCGACGGAAGCCTTCTTTATGGCGAGAGTCGCACAATTCCGGAAGTCCTTTTTCACGTGCACCTTTTTAAAGTGGTACACCGGCCACCAGCTGCTCCTGGGCTCCCACAGCTCCGACACCCAGGCCTTCCGATCACTGGTGAGAAGATAAAGGACATATCTCAAACATGTCGTCTATAGGAGAGATGTAGATACACACGCAAAGAGAAACCAGTCATTTCATAACATGTCCCACCAAAAAAAGAAGAATTAACTTCACCAGAACGGGTCTCAGTCCAGAGCGTTGGTAAGTTTTGGAGCCTCCGTTTTGGCTCGGCAACGACAAGAGGCAGCTTTGGTTGTTCGCCGATTAGTCTTCTTTGTACAGCGCCCATCCCCACTTTGGTTGCATGACTAATTTTTAAAGCGTTCAAGTGATTTGTAGTTATATTTTGGTGTCTTTATGCTTTTGTGCGTTAATTAGAAGTGTTCTGCACAGTAACCTGTAACGGTCATGGCCTAAGCTTCTGGCGGCTTTAAAGACCatgttcaccatcatcatcaatttatatagcgccactaattctgcagcgctgtacagagaactcactcacatcagtccctgccccgttggagcttacagtctaaattccctaacatacacacagacatagacagagagagactaagggcaattgaatagcagccaattaacctaccagtatgtttttggagtgtgggaggaaaccagatcaccaggaggaaacccacgcaaacatggtgagaacatacaaactcctcaccagATTGGTGACAATAAGTTCAGAAGCGGTCACAAGCAGCTCTGATCTCAGCCAATAGGGCGGGTCACAGCCTCCCACCATGTAAGCACACCTGTCTAGAAATACTCTGCACTGCTGTTGATCTTGTGATAACCACATtagctacaggttggtctatccGTGACCACTTCAAAAGTGTACAGAAGTGGAGGTTGCACTTCCTTAGTGGCCAATTACTATTTCAGCCGCTTTCTGGAGAAGACCCAGGATCCTTGTTATACAACTTAGGCAGCTTTATAGGCGTATTACACCAGGTCAGCCACACGGGGGCGTCTCTGAACTGTGCACGTGCAGGGAGCATGTGGGGTTCAGGCACTGAGCAGGATTCAACTCAATGCACCTTTACTAGGGTCATCTGAACTCCATTCACTTCAATGAGTACAATAAAAgggcatattatttgttttacaagcATTCCTTACGCACTTCACAGGATTCCATGCCCTGAATGAGGCCTCTCCCGTGCCCCCAGACTCTCCCGCTCTTCCTTTCAACTTCTTTGCGTAAAGAGCACAAGCAACGTGTAACGGCATCAATAAGTAGAAATAACAGCACTAATAACGGATTGTAGATTGCAaccagcaggggggggggcatttattttattttatttttttgtttaaataaaaataaaaattatactgtGAGGGACCAGTGAGGCACTTCATGGCTACGGATGCAGCCTAGCCAATCGTGAGGCACCCGGTGCCTCGTTAATATGAGGTGCCTCAATGAACGGATGGGCTACATCCGCATGAATATTGCTTCAGCTCACAGTGCGTAGAGGACAGCTGGGATTTAAATATAAAGCCATTATTGCCGCCACTGTTATTACATTTCGTGTATGGAGTATCTACAACGTGCAGGTGTCCGAGCCTCCGACGCAGCCAAGTTCAGCATAACCATAACAAAAGCAATATAAACAGTGTGTGTTATATACTAGCCAATAGATTTTTACGGGAAACGTGATATTTTTCTGTCCCGATCCCCTTCTGAAATGACCTGACACATCTGGCAGATGGTTATAAGTTAGATTTCTCTACAGCAACGCGACCAGTCCATGAGAATAATGCAAGTGGTTTAACAAGAAACaaacacttaataaatagaggcAAAGAATGAAGGGAAAACACGTCGGGGCTGATGAAGAGTTGCTGGCAAATAGGGCGTAAATTACTCTAAATAAATAAGAGGACGGAAAAATAGCAGATTTCCACCTATCTGCAGGGACGTATAGATCTCTAGATGCATCCATGGCCGCAGTTTATGCGTCTGGTTTACGACAGGACATCAGCAGCCAGTATCAGCAATTGCCACGTAGCAGGTGGCTAAGACACGCCTCCTAATaggcatatgtgtgtgtattcctGCAGGTCTGCGTGAGCTTCATTTGCATGGACACGCCTCTACTGTACTAAGCCTGCATTGCCACGCCCACTTCCCCACTCTTGCTCCGCCTCTCCAGACGCAGGCCTGGCGTGGGTGCCCGAGTCTCACAATTACGCCCTAGCGCACAAGCGTCTGCCCACAGCGATCTCACGCAAGATCCGTTACTCAGACTGGCGTACGTTCCAAACAGCATCAGCCCCATTATGTTTAAGTAGGTCGTATTTAGACTTTATGTCCTCTGTGCAGTAAGGCGACGTAATGGAAGCATCTAATTGAATATTGGCTCAGCCGACACAATTGTTTCCTTTGTGTATAGGCGACGGGTCCAGTTTAAAAACGTGCCACCTTATAGGATTTGGAAGGAGATAAATAAGATTGATCTCTGATGTCACTTACGAGCACAGAGTTTGCTTTAGTCTCTTCGATAAATAGCTCCAAGCTTTCACATCCTGCTTCCAACCCGAGAAATCCAAGAGATCAAACAGCACTTTTAGTGCACGCCGGTGGTGTTCTTCTGAATCTGTCAATACATGAAACAGAAGTCGTCAaagttgcacagtggttagcattgctgcctcgcagCGCTGGGGGCTCACGGGTTGGATTTCGGCCAGGGCActctgtgtgtggagtttgtaggttcatCGTGTTTCTTTTTGGGTTTCCTCTCGCACTCCCAAAAaaatgtggtagggaatatagattgtaagctccactggggccaATGTGAGTTATTAAatattctctctacagcgctgcgtaCTATGTAGGCACTATATTAAGGTTAAATAAGTCACCGAAATGTCGTGGTTGGAGAGGCTTGAGGAACAGGCACCTGGACGAATAATAGGACTGCAAGAATACCTAATAGGCGTGCTGTAATAAAGGTGTTTGGGAACTACAGGAGCAGAAATAGGGGTagggtttatttattttgaaataaaacatttaaaagggGTCAGACCATTAGGAATCACTGGAGACTCAATAAGGGCAGCCCCTGGGCCTATCAGCTCTCTGACTCCCCCTAATTCCCACTAGGTGGTGTGGGACCAGCAGTACTGACGCTTAGAAACATCACAATGCAGCAACTTGGTGCTGTAACAAGCAGATCTGTTTTCGGTTTCCCAAACTgcgctagaaaaaaaaaaaacggatctGTGACTATTTCTGCACAATTTACTTCCCTCAATTTATATAGGCCCCAACGGACTATCACTGGCTGTGGTTCGACACAAGCCattgaccacccccccccccccccccccccacccaccaatATTCTCCTAGCTCCCCAACATGAAAGGGTTAAGTTGTAGAATGTGAAAGTTACATAACATTCCAGCTAATTCTGAATGTATGCTGTGACATAAGGACATTAAAAGCCCTTTTGACCTACTAAGCCACTAGTCTCAAGCATTTATATAGTAGGTCATGGGACTGACTGATGGCTACAAGTCTTTATAGATGTCTTAGTAGTGTGATGCAACATCTCACATACACTGACGCTCCTGTCACTTCTCCTGACTAGCCGTCTATACCCAACTCTCCAACACCTCTACTCATAAAAGTCAAGGCTGGCAAACCAAGGGGCCAGGAAACTGCAACACCTAAATGTTTAGTGCGAATGCTAAACCTTTAGAATTTAGATCTAGCTGCacggcctacagcacaaaacttacccggaaagactaaaagatcttaatatgtatagtttggagcagggaCGGGAAAGAGGCgacatgatagaaacattcaaatatatcaagttttataacaaggtgcaggagggaaacattctataaaggaagagaagtattagaacacgaggacatgtactgacactgggggggaagagaagtattagaacacgaggacatgcactgacactggggggaagagaagtattagaacacgaggacatgtactgacactgggggggaagagaagtattagaacacgaggacatgcactgacactgggggggaagagaagtattagaccatgaggacatgtactgacactgggggaaagagaagtattagaacacgagaacatgtactgacactggggggaagtaggttcagaggaaatgtgaggaaaaactacatcacagaaagggtagtggataagtggaatagcctcccatcagaggtggtagagggtaatacagtagagcaattgaAACATGtttaggatagacataaggatatccttacaaagaactaaggatcagagtttgaggttaccataggttaaataatggacagactagatgagccaagcggttcttatctaccGTCAAATTCTATTGCTCCTATGTGCAGTTCTTCCACAGCCCATTAACAATCATTGTTAGGGTCCCTCATTGGAGACCCCTATCCCCTTCACTGTACTGGGTCCCTGAAAGTGACCCCCACATAGAGGGTTCCAATATGAAGTGGGCTGTCCCCCTTTTACAGTCATTGCACTTCAGGTACAGCGCGGAAATGACTGGAGTTGGGTATGTTTTAATGATGGGGACAGGGACAGGGGCTACTCCAAATTGGGCCCTCATTTCTTCAAGGATAATAATAGCGTAGAGACTAGAGGCCCCAGAAGATAAGGTAAGGGATGCAGGAGTTCGTTTGTAAAGTTTTCCCACCTAATTAAGGTGAATTatgctttaagaaaaaaaaaaaaaagaaaaagctggGTCCTATAATTCTGTAACTggcctctatctatctatataatgtTGACATTCGTTGCTGCAAATTAATTAAGAAACAAGTAATTTGCAATTTCAGGACAATAGGCAGCTGGCCTTTCCAGATTCAAAACAGACTCCAGTTTTTTTTGTACTTAAAATGTTGCTTTGATTGGATTTATCCAACCACtggccatgtaaaaaaaaaaacaaaaaaaaaacccaggttTCTCAGCTGTCCTGCCCATGTGATTTTCCCCTCAGGCAGCAGTTTGCGCAGGATGTGCATGCCACCTTGTGGAAAGTTGCAGTATTACAATCTAGGAAATAACAGCACACATCAGTCATGCATCATTTTTTGATCCGTCAAACCATTTGCTATTTAAACTGTTGCCAACTGCATCAGCCAAAACACTCAAAATCTGAGCCAGAAGTTTTATTTTTGCGTAaaactatatatagatatatcccCACACAGTCGAAAGATGCATCATTAAATAGCTCGAAAAGAATCTTAATGTGGcctgcaatatatttttattatggaaGTCACAGGTCACTGTCGCCTTGTCAGAAACAAGAACGATCAGTGAACGATCTGGGCggtgtttatatgttctccccctgtttgcagAGGTTTGCTCCCATGGTCCAAAAACATAGTGATGGCTTAACTCAACTGGCCCTAGGTTTGCGGAGGGTGAATGAATAAATGTCGTTACATCGCTGTATAATACCTTGGCGCTAAATAAAGAGGGGctgtaataataacatttattataggCAGCATGAGATGGGACTTACCAGATTTTGCCAGGAGTTTGCTGAATTTCAGCATGAGCTTGTGTGATGGAACAAGGATGTACAAAACctgtaagaaaaaaacatttaggtTAAAGTTTTATGTCCCATAAGAGAGAACCTGGCAGCTGTGAGATAATGTGACCCTTACATAGTGCTTAAAGCACCAAATAGAGTTCAATGGTATAATGCTTCCTCtgcttgagagagagagagctcagACAATCAGAGAGCGACAAGaacacaaacataaataaaagagTGTTTCAACAAAGCCGTACTTATTGTTAACAGGTCTCAATGACCAAGCTCCATGACAAATAAAGTACAATAGGTATTGTGTTACGGGGGCTACAAAGTGGAGACAATTGAACTCATTTCACAGCAAACAATAAATGTACACGAGAGGTAGAGTGTAGCAGCTAAACATACAATCTTCCTCTGCGGACATGTGATCACTTCATTACACACATAATTCAGGTTCAGGGGATtccgtacaaaaaaaaaaaagtttgttttggtTGTTTGGTTAAACAATTTACAAGACATTACTACAAATGATAAGACAGTGTATTCACTATAAAAGTGCAGTTTTTTCAGATGAAGAAAGTGAAATGCTCAGACGATGAACCTACAAAATGGACCAGAATCCAGAAGGCTTCTCTACCACTGAAATACATTATCAGGGTTTTGTTTCCATTACACTTCAAAGTATTGTTTTAGTAAAATGACCGGTATGATCCCTGCAGTGAAGtctggaaaaacaaaaacaacccgCCCACTTCAACTCCAAGATGCCTCCCCCCCATGCGGGTGGACGATACTGGAATCTACCTCATCTCCATCCAGAGAAGGGTCTACCAAGTGTCTAAAGTAGGGGTGGTTCAGGAAGAGCAGAAGACGCTGAAGGCGGTACCCGATGTGCCCCAGGCTGAAGCAAGGAGGCACGGAGTGTGTGCGCGCGCAAGGAGGCACGGagagtgtaagtgtgtgtgtgtgcgcgcaagGAGGCACGGAGAGTGTAAGTGTGTGCgcaaggaggcacagagtgtgtgtgtgtgtgcgcaaggaggcacagagtgtgtgtgtgtgtgtgtgtgtgtgtgtgtgtgtgtgcgcgcaaggaggcacagagtgtgtgtgtgtgtgtgtgtgcaaggaggcacagagtgtgtgtgtgtgtgtgtaattagaGCACAGTCCCTCcacagaagtgtgtgtgtgtgtgtgtgtgtgtgtgtgtgtgtgtgtgtgtgtgtgtaattagaGCATAGTCCCTCCACAGAAGTGCCAGCTGAGGCTCTCCTTCAGTAGCGGCGCTGCCAGGatctttgtaaataaaaacaaacaactaagGCCTAAAGCCCTGTGTCTATCCTCTATGCAGGGGAACAGAATAGAGGAGGATCAGGGAAGCAGAAGGGCGATAGGGAAGAGAAGACAGGTCTTTCTTGGCGATGTGTCGTCTAGCGACAAAACAATCTCACAGTCTCTACCACTCTTCTGCTGAAGCAGCAAGTTTTAGCCGCTTTTTTTGCACGCCCAACCTCAAAATAATCACAGGTAAACTTTGATTTTTACAGTAGTGATTTCCAGCAGCAATTGGAGGCCATATGAAAATAAACTTTCACTGTGGAAAACTGTAGCTGAAAATTTGCAGTTCTGATAAGTAACTTGGGGCAGAGGGAATATGAAGACAGTGCAGCGTAAGCTCTCTATACTGCCCCCTTCAGGAAGGCTCAGCAACCTGCAGCGATACTCAGTACTAAGATTGCAGGAAAGGGGGATCCTTGCTGAAAAGGAAACTGCACCACACACATCTGTACTCACATTCAGCACTTCTATAAGCTTTTCACCCGGAGCCCCGTTCCTCTTCATGAACTCATACAAGTACACGTGGGCGTTGGGGTTTGATGGGTTCTTACTGTTGTAAGCGTAATTTGTCAACACCTCCTCAGCCTTTTGCGTCTGTTCAGAGGACTCAAGAAGCTAAAACAAAAAGGGGAAGAAAAGGATCACGCAATATTTACTGGACACGTCACCCATGCGTCAAACTATAATGgtcttttaaaaatattaaatggagCGTGAACCAGCGCAGATTCCATCTATTATTAATCTACCAAAACGTTTGCCGAATTTGCACACTTTCTCTAAAGTCTATGAAAAATAAATACCAATCACCTACGCGCTAATAAAAGTGAATAACTAAGTACGTACTCATTTAAGGAACAACGTAAAGCATGAACAGAGCATGGCGATATAGGTTCAGAGAGTCTGATATATCTATATCGGCAAACACTTACTTCCTCCAAAAGCAAAACATAGCATGCGGCACTGTCGGAGACAATTCCTGGCATCTTACAGTCAATATCCCTTCAGATGGAACTTACTGAAGCACAGACACTAGGAAAGcttagtaaatgtattatactgggTACTTGTCACTACTCATTTTGCCACTGAACTGGCTCTTAACATACTTGCAAGCCCCGACAACCTGCAAGCCCCCACAACCTGCAAGCCCCGACAACCTGCAAGCCCCGACAACCTGCAAGCCCCGACAACCTGCAAGCCCCGACAACCTGCAAGCCCCGACAACCTGCAAGCCCCGACAACCTGCAAGCCCCGACAACCTGCAAGCCCCGACAACCTGCAAGCCCCGACAACCTGCAAGCCTCTACAATGTTTTAAACTTTGTCTTTAATAAGTAATATTTTTCTGGTTCTTGAAAGGAGCCCTAGCCAAAATACACGGACTGTGACTCACCATACACACATCCAGTTCTTCATAAGCCAAGCACACATATAACTTAATTAACATGATGATTAAACCCGATAATGGAAAGTGTGACGGTGTACTTGCTTCCCAATCCTTAAGCTgttattaatataaaacaaacagcaGCAGTGGAGCATACTCGTGAATTTATTTCTGCTATTCAGTTTTCAGACCTCCAAATCCTCCAAACTGTGCAAAGAATTTTTGTCACCTAAAACACCGCAAACCAATATTAGATGGATACATTTTAGGCTCCTGTGCGCTGCATTACAACTGTAGGCAAATAAAAGAGAGAGAAGTTTCTTCCCTCAGAAGAAAAAGGTGATGTTATAATATTATCACCTTTCAACAAAGGAATGGGGCAGACAGCAAGCCTAACACTCCAGATTTTCCTGGGTATACTATTTAGCTCCATAACTGACATTTATATTGGATACCGATGCAATAGTTACTCCTTACTTCCACATAGCGGAGAATGAAGGGGTCCCATACTCCGGGAATCTTGGTGATCTCTTCAAAGGCGACGCTGGCTTGTCTAAGATAAGAGCAGATATCCTGAGCACCGGATGACTGGGAAGCATAATCAGTCTCtgaaaaaaaatggtatttataTACATGTCCAATTATTCATCATAAGTAACTGCAATTAGACCATTCCACCAACAGCGCAGTTTAACTGGTACGCATTATACATTACTTACAATCTTCAGAAAATAACCACTTAAAATGCAATATTTAGCTAACAATCCCCAAACTAGCAGAACCGTGAGGGTAACAAACCAAGTTCTTGTCTAGATGACTATTGGAGAAGGGAATATACAAACAACACTGacacaagtagagatgctcactgacccccgtgacctaattttggatctggattagcttcacgttttggttttggcaaaaccgccctcgtctgttttggttttggattttttagaaaaaaatcctaaattatGCTCAAATCACATATTAATGCTCTTGTTttgttgctacatta encodes the following:
- the TAF1A gene encoding TATA box-binding protein-associated factor RNA polymerase I subunit A; translated protein: METEVFHEQSNEEEEELEQNEEEEELEQDEELGITFSRRHTDENLFSSCHGFHLSADLCVKLIQENMVNRQWEKAASLLGSYFQTIEDRSTTKRMRATEVIWRLGSEILLNHPDSTPDEVSFFHETMKNIGVKKYLQMSLEQVYFLLCNGQTDEAYRILSAAGSWRFGKLSMSQDKLFKLIQAYRALLDHRSWLDRMSAMSQNETDYASQSSGAQDICSYLRQASVAFEEITKIPGVWDPFILRYVELLESSEQTQKAEEVLTNYAYNSKNPSNPNAHVYLYEFMKRNGAPGEKLIEVLNVLYILVPSHKLMLKFSKLLAKSDSEEHHRRALKVLFDLLDFSGWKQDVKAWSYLSKRLKQTLCSDRKAWVSELWEPRSSWWPVYHFKKVHVKKDFRNCATLAIKKASVAGMLQGPACTYFSQVYRFVTEEQMTELNCMKKFLKKHKCGKYR